GATCAACTATGGAACAGGTAAAGATGTAAGTGACGAAACCATTAAGGATTCCGGGGAACCTCTGGAGATAAAATGGTATAATGACAGCTATGTTGAAATACCTGTCTATCAAGACTAAAAGCCTTTGTTTAAGGAATTTTATCCAAATGTAGTTAACGACTGTTAACATCAAAATAAAAAATCATTACATTTGCTTTTTTTCAAATCAAATATAGTTATTGAATGAATCAACTTTTTAGAAGAAAAATCTATTCAGATACAGATACTTCAACGGGACTTTTAAGAGTCTTAGGCGTGTGGGACATCGTGTTTTTTGGTATTGCGGCAATTATAGGAGCTGGGAGTTTCAGCAGTTTGGGAGAAGCCGTTTTCAGAGGCGGCCCCGGTGTTATCCTTCTATATTTGATTTGCGGCTTTGCCTGTGGGTTCACCGCTTTATGTTATGCTGAGTTTGCCAGCAGAATTCCTACTGCAGGCTCTGCGTATACTTATGCCTATGCAAGTTTCGGGGAGCTGATTGCCTGGATCATCGGCTGGGCCCTGATCATGGAATATTCTTTCGGAAATATTTATGTAGCCTTCTCCTGGTCAGATTATTTCACCAGCTTTTTAGGCCGTCTGGGGATGCATATTCCTGATTACCTGACCTGCAGCTATACAGAAGCCAGAAAAGCCTTTCAGTATGGCTCAGAAAATAAAGAGCTGTTGAATGCATGGAAAACTGCCCCGCTCATCGGAAGCCTTAAGTTTATTGTAGATATACCGGCCCTGGTGATCAACGGTCTTATTACATGGCTTTGTTATGTAGGGGTAAAAGAAAGTAAAAACTTCAACAACTCCCTGGTAATTTTAAAACTAGCTGTAATTGTACTGGTAATTCTTGTGGGATGCGCATATGTAAACACTGAAAACTGGACGCCAATAAGCCCTGCAACAGGATCACCATCCTTCATGCCTAATGGTTTTGCAGGAGTAATGAGTGCGGTATCAGGAGTATTTTTCGCGTATATAGGCTTTGATGCCTTAAGTGTACTTTCTGAGGAAACAAAAGACCCACAGAAAACATTACCAAAAGGGATGATTATCTCTCTTGTTTTATGTACGGTTATCTATATTGCACTGACACTGGTATTAACAGGTATGGTGGACTATAAAAAGTTTGACGGTGTTGGAGACCCGCTTTCCTTTATATTTGAAAAAACCAATGCCAATGTTGCCTGGATGGAACTGGTCGTTTCTTTCGTAGCGATAGTTGCCATTACAACCGTATTATTGGTATTCCAGATGGGGCAGCCAAGAATCTGGTATGCAATGAGCCGTGACGGGCTGATGCCTGCAAGGTTTCAGAAGGTACACCCTAAATATAAGACTCCGTCTTATGCAACAGTGGTTACCGGAATTGTAGTAGGAATCCCTATCCTGTTTACTGATAAAACATTCATTCTTGACTTTACAAGTATCGGAACGATTTTCGCTTTTGTACTGGTTTGTGCAGGGGTACTTCTTCTTCCGGCTAAAGAAAAAATAAAAGGCAGATTCCACCTTCCTTATGTGAATGGAAAGATGATCTTCCCTGTTATTTTTATTGGAGGATTAATTGGATTCTATTACTGGCAGCCGGAGTTTTTCCGTACTTTGACAGACTGGTCTGATCCTAAGGAAGGAGAATTCAGAGCTTCTATCTGCTTCTTCATTGTGATCAACTTAATCTTATGTGTCGTGACTTTTGTTAAAAACCTTTCTCTTATTCCACTAATCGGGTTAAGCTCTTGTTTATACCTTCTTACCGGGATGAGCCATGAAAACTGGTTCTGGTTCGGAATGTGGTTCCTGATAGGAATGGTGATTTACTTTTTCTACGGCTATAAGAATAGTAAACTTGGAAAAGAATTAAGAAACAGTCAAAAATAATAAACAAAATTCCAAAGAGGCAAAACCGCAAAAAGGTCATCTGTAAAGAGACTTATTTGCGGTTTTGCCTTTTTATTTTTCATCCCAAAAACTGAAAATAAGGGCATAAAATCAATTCCTTTTCCACCTGCCGATGGTAATTCATGAAAGTTAATCTTTGAGTTGAAAAGATCAGAATGACCTGTACTGGCACTGTTTATGCCTTATTCTTTAAAATCGGCAGCATTATTGCTATAATATCGATGCCATCAATAAACTAGCCCACCATGTCTGAAAGAATAAAAACATACAGTGAGTTTTATCAGTTTTATCTGACTGAACACAGCAAAACAGGAACACGGATTTTTCATTTCATAGGCACTCTGCTCGTATTTTTTGTTATAGGATACGTTATCAGCTCAGGAAAAGAAAGATTCTTATGGTATGTGCCAATTTTCGGATATGGATTTGCATGGTTCAGCCATGCCGTTATTGAAAAAAACAAACCAGCTACTTTTAAATATCCTTTATGGTCGCTGATTTCAGATTTCAGACTGTTTTTTGAGCTTCTGACTTTCAGACAAAAATTTATAATGCCGGACAAGAAGCCACAGAATGAGTAAATGAAATCCTTTACATGTACATCATTTTTGTATCAAAAAGTATCGTGCTTACAATCAGTATTTTTTTTCAAGAATTTCGTAGTGGATTGTGTTTACTATTTTTTCGGCAAGAGCATCTCCATCAATTTTACTCGGTTTAGGGTTGTAGCTTGAAAAAGTCATGGTATTATCTTTATTTAAGGTGACCTCTACTTCTTCGAGAATGTTTTGGTCATCTACATAAAACTGGATTCTGTTTTCTACAATTCTCCAAAAAGAAAGTCTTGGTTCGGAAGGGCTGCAATCATCCACTGTACCTTCTATATAGTTATAAACAGCAAAACCATCTTCCCGGATTGCATAATTTCTCATCAAACGGCAGTGATCAAATTCTTTGATTACTTTCTTTTTGTTGTCATAAAATCCAGCTTCCTTTAGTTTCCAAAATCCTGTGACGTTGTTTGGAATTAATTTCTGTCCATTCATAACACAAGAAAGAAATAGAAAGAACGCAAGAAAAGGTATCCTGTGCATATTTATGTGATTTTGAGCGAAAATATAATGATTAGAATAAAAAGCTTCAGCGGGCGGCTCCGCCGCCCGCTGAAGCTGAAGTTTTAAACTCTGAAATTAAAACTCAGGTTTCTTTATTTAAATTTTTTCTTAAAACTGAATTTAAGCATATTCATCAGTCCCGGCTCTATGATATCAATCCCTAATCCGAAGTTGCTGTCAGCTACCATATGATGATCCATCCTGAATTTCTCAAACTCGGTCTGCTGGATTTCTACGTTCACCAAAGGATTAAATTCTATATACACACTTGCCCCATTTTTGGCAACCTTTTTACGGCTTTTATAATCAAAATAAGGATTGGCTATTGTACTTTCCTGTACCGTATATTTTTCTTCAGTGTCTATTTTCTGATCTGTAGAAAGATTAATCTCATATTTCTCACTATCGAAATTATGCCAGAATGGTAAATCTTTATGCATAAAATCCCGCGCACTTGCTTTGACAACATTACGATCGAAATACATCAGAAAACGGTTCTTTTGCAAATCTGTATAATAAGGGTTATCAACTACAGAAGTATATTGAATCTTAAGTTCATTTTTCTTTTTATCATCACTTATAACATCAATGGCCGCCTCCCTGAATATATTTCGGATATCAGTACCGTTCCGGTCATTAGAATAATTAAGGCTGTAATAAAAGAAATTATTCCAGCTGTCTATAATTTCCCTTTTATTAGTAACTTTAAAATACTTTCTCATTGCATTAGCCCGGTTCCCTTTGTATGTGGTAATCAGATTCAGCTTTCCGACGCTGCCCTGTACATTAAAATCTACTTTTTCATCAATGCAGTAATAGGCATATTTATGAGGCTTTCTTATCTGAAGTTCCTGATTCTCCTTAACTTCCAGATAGTGCATAAAATATATAAATCCACGGTTTTCAATCAGTCCGAACTCATCACGGATGGTGGCATCAACAAAATACTCCTGCCCTTTGTAATTGATTTTTACAACAACATGATTGAAATTCAACAGTGATGGCAGATAGTATTTAATATAATAATCTGTACTAAAATTAACCAGAACCACTGAAGCATCTACTCCGATATAATCCAGAATAACCTTTAGCAAAACAGACTTTGCTTTGCAGTCTCCCTGTTTATTTTCATAAGTTATAGCAGGTTCCTGCGGTTTGTGCCCGTTCATCTCATCTGCATTGAAGGTATAATAGATATGATTCTGAACATATTCTATTGCAAACTGTAGTTTCTCATCAAGATCGGTAATAGCATCAAGCTTTTCCAGAAGGTTGGGTGCAAAATCCTTTAATGATGACTTGTTGAAAATATCATTATAAATAGGAACAATATAGTTGGAAAGATCCTTCCAGTTGCTTTCGGTAGCAAAGTCTATATAAGGGAAAATTTCACGGCTTGAATCTACAGGGTTAATATAATTCTGCTTATCAATTACAAAACGTTCTCCTTTTTTTAAATGACTGATTTCGGGTTCCAAAACATGGCCCTCTTCATCTCTGAAAAATGTTTTCTTATAGGCAATGGTCTGTTCACGATCATTGATGAATGTAAATTTAAAACTCCCGTAAGCCCAATAATTATCAGGACTTACCCATACATATTTTGAAAATTCTTCTCTCAAAAAATCACGTTCCGTAAAAACCTTGATTCTGGAATCTTCCAATACCAGTACATCATACAGCCTAAGATCTCTGATGGTAATATTAATCTTTTTGTTACTGCTTAAAATCCCTCCGCTGCTCTGATTTTCGCTGTCCAGTACTTTTATTTTCGTATCAGGGATTTTATCAATCAGTACTCCGTCTCTCAGAACACTGATTCTGTGGATCTGATAGACCTCATTTTCTTCCACAACAACATCCATGACAGAGGCTCTTTCAAGATTCCCGGGTTCATTCAGTGTATAAGCCATACAGGTATACTCACTGTTTTCAGTATTGCTTGTGTAATATTTTCTGTCTAAGAAATAGCAGTAATCCCTGCCTTCATCAATTTGTTTTCTGGCAAATTCGGAGTCTGTAATTCGATCTTTTATTTCCTGATCTCCAATATTTCCTGCCCATGTTTCAGGTTTCTGAATCCTGTAATTGTCAACTTGAATTTGATTGTCCATATGTAGTATAAAATTGTGTGTTTTGGTTGTCATCCTTAAGAACTTCAAATTAAATAATTAAAAAAGTAAAAAACAATAGAAGAACTGCTACAATTCATGAAAAATTCCGGCATGGTAATTGCCAAGTATGGTCTAAAATCAAGTTTATGAAAATTATAGCAACAATTCTAAAAGGAACAGTTCCTGCATTAGCATTATTTGCAATGACACAATGTACAAATAGTGCCAAAGTATCCGCTGATGAAAAAACATTCATCGTAGGGCCTCAAACTGCAGACTGTACCGGAGTAGCTCCTATGAAATGTCTGCAGGTAAAAGATAGTGCTTCAGGAGACTGGACTAATTTCTACAATAATATCGAGGGGTTCACTTACGAGCCAGGATATGAATATGTTTTAAAGGTAAAAACAGAAAAAATTGCTAATCCGCCAGCTGACGGTTCTTCTATAAAATACACGTTGGTAAAACAGGTTTCTAAAACGAAAAAAGAAACTGCTTCTGCTAATGAAAAAACACTTATTATTGGAGCCAACACGGTAGACTGCTCAGCAGGAGCCGGACGTATGAAGTGTATGCAGGTTAAGGAGAAAGCTTCTGAAAGCTGGAGCAGTTTCTACAACAATATAGAAGGATTCACTTATGAACCTGGATATGAATATGTTTTGAAAGTAAAAACAGAAAAAATTGCTAATCCTCCGGCTGATGGATCTTCAATCAAATACACATTGATACAACAAGTTTCTAAAACGAAAAAATAACAACAAAAACTCCCGGGAAGATTTTCCCGGGAGTTTTTCTTTATTCAGGCTGGGAGCTTTTTTTGATTTCAATAGCTTTTAGCTTCCCGGTGCTAGCTTTCTTTCGAATACCCTGACTCTTTTTGAGGCGGGTCAGGATATTTACCTTTATTAGCCTCTCCTACAGTGTTTGCAGTAGTCATGGCAACCACAAGATCATTCAGCATGCCGCTTGCTGCAGTAGGCGAATTGGGAAGAAGAACCAAACTGCTTCGGTTGCTTGCTCCTACAGAATGTAAAGTATCATAATGCTGGGTCACCACAATAAGAGCTGATGCTTCATATGAGTTGATATCTACATTATTCAGCATTCTTACAGACTCTTCAAGTCCTTTTGCAATTTCTCTTCTCTGGTCAGCTATTCCCTGCCCCTGTAATTTTTTAGACTCTGCTTCGGCTTTTGCCACCGCTACAATTCTGATTCTCTGTGCTTCAGATTCATATTCAGCGGCAGTCTTCTCTCTTTCTGCAGCATTTATCCTGTTCATGGCATGTTTTACCTGCTCATCCGGATCAATATCAGTCACCAATGCCTTGATAATATCATATCCGTAACTGTTCATTGCTTCCTGAAGTTCACTTTTCACAGCAATCGCAACGTCATCTTTTCTAACGAAAACATCATCCAGTTTTAATTTTGGCACTTCCGCTCTCACTACATCAAATACAAAAGAAGTAATTTGATTTTCAGGATTTTCCAAACGATAATAAGCGTCTCCTACCTGATTTCTGATTACCTGATACTGAACAGAGATTTTCATTTTGATGAAAACATTATCCAATGTTTTAGTATCAATCATAACATCCAGTTGCTGAATTCTCAAATTCAGCCTTTTAGCAATCTGATCTATAATAGGAAGTTTAAGGTGAAGCCCGGAATGTTTTACGGCCTGGAGTTTCCCAAAACGTTCTACAATAGCTGCAGTTTCCTGTTTTACCACAAAAAACGAAGCGAATAAAATAATCAATCCGAAAAAGATAATGGGTATTAAAAAAAGACTCATAGTTTTATAATTTTTTAATGTGTCGTCATCATTTCATTTTTGTTAAAATAAAACTTCACATTGTGTTTCATTAAATATAATAAAAATAAATGTACGCTTACCACAACATTAATGGATTGAAAATCAAACTCGTTACTTACAGATTAATTTAAGATAAGATTGTTTTAAGAAAAAACTTAATTTTGACTATAAATTATCCTGTATGGTTGATGCTAAAGAAATATTAAAAGGTCATATTTCAAAATTCACTTCTCTTTCAGATGAACAGTTTGATTATGTTTTCGGACATTTTAATTTAATTAATTTAAAAAAAGGACAAAGCCTGATTTCTGAAGGTGATTTTGTAGATCATGAGTATTTCGTATTTGAAGGCTGTCTTAAAGCATTTTATCTCAATGATGATGTAAAAATGTTTATTCTCCAGTTTGCAATGCCAACGTGGTGGGTCACGGATTTTGATGCTCTTTACAGTAAAAACAGAGCTACAATCAATGTAGACTGTATCACCAATGCCGGTATTTTATCTATATCCAATGAAGACCGTGAAAAGATCTGCAATGAAATTCATGAAGTTGAGCATTTTTTCAGATGGCGTACGAATAAAGGCTATGTAGCTGCGCAAAAACGACTCCTCTCTTTCATGAATAATGATGCGAAGTTCAGGTATGAAGAGCTTCTGGCGTTATATCCTCAATTGTACAATTTGGTGCCCAAACATCTGATTGCAGCTTATTTAGGAGTATCAAGAGAGACTTTGAGCAGGCTTAATCAGTCTAAACACTAATTTTTTTCTCCTTTTAAAACTTATATTTAGTGATCTACATCACATAACTTTCTCTCGGATTCGGCTGAACTTTGTCCTATCATTTAAACCCAATTAAAAATGGACACAAAAAGTTTTATAATAGACAGCCAAAAAAGTTTAGCTGAATGGACCGGAAGAAAAGTAACAGGAGCTCATAACGGAACCATAGGAGTGAAAGAAGGACATTTCACATTCGGAAACGGCAACATCCTGTCAGGGAAATTTGTAATCAACACAAAATCAATTACCATCCTTGATATAGAAGAATCTGAAACCAATACTCAATTTGCAAATCATCTGGCTTCTGATGACTTCTTCAACTCAGACCAATATCCTGAAGCCGTTTTTGAAATTACTTACGCTGAGCCAGGTGACAGTAATCTTTACCATGTAAAAGGTGATCTTACCATTAAAGGCATTACCCATTCTCTTGAAACAACGTTACAGATTGTGAAAAAGGATAACACTGCTGTTTTAGACGCGAAAATTGTAATTGACCGGGCAAAATTCAATATCAGATTCAGATCTGCCAATTTCTTTACCAACCTTGGTGATACTCTTATCTATAACAATTTCGATCTGAATATTCATTTAGTTGCAGAGGCAGCCAATTCATTAATATCATTAAAAATTTAATATTATGCCATTTATAACCATAGATGTTTTACGCGAAGATATAAGCCGCGAAAAAAAACAGGAATTAATTCAAAAAGTAAGTGAAGTAATCACTATCGTTTTAAATAAAGATCCGCATCTGACCCACATAATAATTAACGAAATCGACAATGATAACTGGGGATATGCAGGAGAGCAGGTTTCAGTGTTAAAAGAGCAGGGATTTTCAACCGAAAAAAAGTAAATCAGATATGAAAAAACAAACCGTACTTATCACCGGAGCATCATCAGGAATTGGTTTGGCGACCGCCCGCTATTTTTTAGACAGAGGGGATAATGTAGTCATCAATTCACAAACAGAGTTGAAATTACAAGCCGTTTATAATGAACTGAAGGCTGGAGAAAATCTCGCGATGGTTGCCGGAGATGTTTCGAATAAATCAACAGGAGAAGCATTGGCTAAAACTGCTCTTGAAAAATTCGGTTCAATAGATGTTTTGGTCAACAATGCAGGTATCTACGAAAACAAACCGTTTTTAGATGTAACGGAAGAATACCTGGACAGATTTTTATCAACCAACTTAAAAGGAACATTCTTCACAACACAGGCTGTACTTCCCCAAATGATCAAACAGAAAGAAGGTGTGGTCATCAACATCGGAACACCGCTGGTTTATCATGCAATTGCACAATCTCCGTCCACAGCCCCAATTTCCAGCAAGGGAGCGATCCATGCTTTGACATTGCAACTGGCTGCAGAATTTGGAAATGATAATATCAGAATAAACACCGTTGCACCAGGGCTCATAAGAACACCGATGCATGGTCATAACCTTGACAACAACGCGGGACTTCATTTGATTAACCGTATCGGAGAACCCGAAGAGGTTGCCCAGATGATTCATGCAATTGCCAAGAATAAACTTATTTCAGGTGCGATCATCAATGTAGACGGAGGAATGGGCGCAGGACATCGTTTATAAAAATGAAAATTCTAATTTTACTTGCATGGCTGTTTATGATACCAATAAACAGCTATGCTCAAAAAATAAATGTCATGAACACATACAAAACAGAAGAAACGGAAATAAGAAACATCATTAATGCCTATTATTTCAAAGGAATTTATGAAGGAAATACTGAGCTTTTAAAACATATTTTCCATAAAGATGCTTTGCTTTTCGGAGATATAAAAGGGGTTCCGTATTATAAGACCTCAGCACAGTATATTGAAGGAGTGGGAAACCGCGTAAGTCCGGAAAAATCCGGAAAAAATTTTAAACCAACCATCTTATCAGTGGATGTGATCAACACAATTGCTGTGGTAAAATTAAATGTAAAAATGTACGATTTCAATTACTATAATTTTATAACTTTTCATAAGATTGACGGCCAATGGCTTATTGTCAACAAGACGCTGACCGATGTAGAATGTTAATCTATTAATTTTACCAAAATAATCCAATATTATGTGGAATAAAAATAAGATAACAGATTTACTTGGCATAGAATATCCGATCTTTCAGGGGCCTTTTGGAGGCGGACTTTCTACTGTAGAACTCACAACAACGGTTAGTCGACTTGGCGGTCTGGGAGGTTATGGTGCCTATACTTTATCTCCTCAGGATATTTTTGATGTTGACCGGCAAATCAAAACGATTACAGATCAACCTTATAATCTGAACCTTTGGGTGAGCGATCATGATATTATTGATCAGGAACATACGGAGAATCTGTACCAAAAAGCGGTAGAGGTTTTCAAACCCTATTATGATAGTTTAGGTATTGAAGTTCCGCCTCTTCCGCCCTCCTTTGAATCAAGATTTCAGAATCAGCTTCAGGTTATTTTTGATATTAGGCCTAAGGTCTTCAGCTTTATGTTCGGACTTTTGGATCCTGATATTATTGAAAAACTGAAAAGCCAGGGGACAGTTATCATTGGAAATGCAACCACTGTGTATGAAGCCACCGCCCTGGAAAACACAGGTGTAGACATTATTGTAGCTTCAGGTTTTGAAAGTGGCGGCCACAGACCTTCATTTCTGGAGAAAGCTGAACTTTCAACCACCGGAACTTTTACTCTGATTCAACTGATCAGGGATAAGGTTAAAATTCCTGTGGTTGCAGCCGGAGGAATAGCCAGCGGGCGTGGCATTGCCGGAGCTTTCAAACTGGGGGCAGATGCTGTACAGGTCGGCACTGCATTTTTAGCTACCGAAGAATCCGGAGCGCTGCCTCTGCACAAGGAATTTTTGTTTTCCGAAGCTTCAAAATCTACAACCCTCACCAGAGCATACACCGGAAGATTAGGGCGCGGAATTACCACAAAAATCACAAGAGATGTATTGACCGCTACGGATAAAACATTGCCATTTCCTTTGCAGACTCATTTTATGGGAGCTTTGAGAAAAGCTGCACTGGAACAGCAAAAGAACGATTTGGTTTTCTTCTGGTCTGGGCAGATTGCTCCTATTCTGAAACACAAAAAGGCCTCCACTTTAATGAAATCATTAATAGAAGAGGCTTCTGAATTATTAAAATAATTAGAATTTACACCGTCATTCCGATGTCTATTCCTTTAATTTTCCGGTAAAGATCTGTAGCATAATTATCTGTCATTCCTGAAACGAAATCAATAATTCCCAAAACCTTCTGATAGTCTGTTCCGCTCTCATAGAAGAACTGCCTCGGAAGTAGTTTTAAGGCTTTTTTATCATAAGATTTTCTTTCATCCTCCGGTTTCAAAATGGAAGGGATAAAATGATCCAGTAATTCGTACATTACGTTATAGCCCGCATTTTCAATTTCCACCACTGCTTTGTGGTTGTAAATTTTTTCAATAGAAAAAGATTCTATATCCTGCAGTGCATTATTTTCCGATTTATAAATATCAAGCAGTCCTTTATCCAGATTTCCTTCCAGAATTGTTTGAAAATTCTGCTTATAAGCTTCAAGTGATTTGTTGATTAATGCATTTATAGCTTTTGCTCTCAGATAGGATATCTTTTCATTTTCATTGGAGATGGAAGCCAGTTTATTTTTTACTTTATCAATATCGCTGCTTTCAGATTTTACCAGTTCAAAGAAAAGGTTTTCACAATCTGAAGTAGATACAATCCCCAATCGGTGAGCATCTTCCATATCAATAATATTGTAGCAGATATCATCCGCAGCTTCTACCAGCCATACAAAAGGATGCCTTTTGAAAATATGAGGTTCCTCGCTCTCTGAGATCAGATGTGTTCCCTTCGCAATTTCAAGGAAAATATCTTTTTCATTCTGGAAAAACCCGAATTTCTTTCTGTGAATGATCCCTTTCTTCTTGGCAACGGCTTCACAAGGGTATTTCGCTATACTTGCCAGTGTAGAAAAAGTGAGTTGAATACCTCCGGCATCTTTTCCCTGCTGCTGCTGGGCCAATACTCTGATGGCATTAGCATTCCCTTCAAAGTTAACCAGATCAGCCCATTCTTTTTCATTGAATTTGGATTTCAGGTCATTCTCATTTCTTTCAAAATAACTTGCAATAGCATCTTCCCCGGAATGTCCGAAGGCAGGGTTTCCTACATCATGACATAAACAGGCTGCTGCAATTACATTTCCTAAATTATATAGATAAAAGTTCTTTGAATCTTCCGTAAGTTCATTTTTAAAATCTTCAGCAATATATTCACCAATAATACTTCCTAAACTTCTTCCTACAGAGGACACTTCCAGAGAATGCGTCAGCCTGTTGTGCACAAATACACTTCCTGGAAGAGGAAAAACCTGAGTCTTATTCTGCAGTCTTCTAAATGCGGAAGAGAAAATAATCCTGTCAAAATCTCTTTGAAAATCAGTTCTTGAAGCTTTGGTATGCGGATTGTTCCCTGTACGTTGATTGGTGAAAATCTGGTTTAAATTCATCATTTTTCAAAATTACTCCAAATTTTAGTTTTACGGAATAGTATTTGAACTTTTATTCAAAAGCAAAACTATGCCTGAAGGTCCCTCCATTATATTAATGAAAGAAAACCTGCAGCCTTTTGTCGGAAAAAAAGTGACAGAAGCATCAGGTAATGCAAAATTCGATAAAGAACTTCTTATCGGCCAGAAGCTTCATGAGATCCGTACTTTCGGAAAACAGACCTATCTTGTTTTTGATAAACAGGCCGTCCGCATTCACCTGTTGATGTTCGGGTCATATAGTATTAATGAACAGACGAAACCTGATCAAAGCCTTCGTCTGTCACTTAATTTTAAAACTGAAAGCATATATTTCTATACCTGTTCCGTCAAATCTGTAGATCTTGATTATTTATCTGGCATCGATTGGGAAGCTGATGTGATGAGTGACCTATGGAATCCCGAAAAAGCAAAGAAAAAACTCAAGGCCAAACCAGAAATGATGGTATGTGATGCCTTGATGAATCAGGATATTTTTTCGGGTGTAGGAAATATTATTAAGAACGAAGTTCTGTTCAGAATTGGTGTTCAGCCTGAAAGTCTTATCGGAAATCTGCCGGCAAAAAAACTGAAGGAGCTTATTGCCGAAGCCAGAAATTACAGTTTTGATTTTCTGAAATGGAAACGGGAATTTGTTTTAAAGAAACACTGGCTGGTTCATTCAAAAAAAGCTTGTCCGATATGCGGGCAAAAACTCGTAAAAAAACAAACAGGTATAGGAAAACGAAGAAGCTTTTACTGCGAAACAGATCAGAAGCTTTATTAATGCATTCCAACAACTCTTCCCATCAAAAGTCTATTCACAAAATCTATTTTGACCAGTGTTTTTTCCATTCATGAAAAAGCCTGAAAACATGCTATATTTGAGGTATTCAATCCATTTTCATTCATCGGTAAACGATGAACAATAATAACCGCTAATAAAACTCAAATTATTATACAATGACAGACAATACATGGCTCAACAGGTGGAACGACAGATACAGCAGTGAGGAATTTGCCTATGGTACAGAGCCCAATAATTATTTAAAAGAACAGTTAGAAAAACTAAAACCCTCCTCT
This genomic window from Chryseobacterium sp. MEBOG06 contains:
- a CDS encoding APC family permease; amino-acid sequence: MNQLFRRKIYSDTDTSTGLLRVLGVWDIVFFGIAAIIGAGSFSSLGEAVFRGGPGVILLYLICGFACGFTALCYAEFASRIPTAGSAYTYAYASFGELIAWIIGWALIMEYSFGNIYVAFSWSDYFTSFLGRLGMHIPDYLTCSYTEARKAFQYGSENKELLNAWKTAPLIGSLKFIVDIPALVINGLITWLCYVGVKESKNFNNSLVILKLAVIVLVILVGCAYVNTENWTPISPATGSPSFMPNGFAGVMSAVSGVFFAYIGFDALSVLSEETKDPQKTLPKGMIISLVLCTVIYIALTLVLTGMVDYKKFDGVGDPLSFIFEKTNANVAWMELVVSFVAIVAITTVLLVFQMGQPRIWYAMSRDGLMPARFQKVHPKYKTPSYATVVTGIVVGIPILFTDKTFILDFTSIGTIFAFVLVCAGVLLLPAKEKIKGRFHLPYVNGKMIFPVIFIGGLIGFYYWQPEFFRTLTDWSDPKEGEFRASICFFIVINLILCVVTFVKNLSLIPLIGLSSCLYLLTGMSHENWFWFGMWFLIGMVIYFFYGYKNSKLGKELRNSQK
- a CDS encoding DUF962 domain-containing protein — protein: MSERIKTYSEFYQFYLTEHSKTGTRIFHFIGTLLVFFVIGYVISSGKERFLWYVPIFGYGFAWFSHAVIEKNKPATFKYPLWSLISDFRLFFELLTFRQKFIMPDKKPQNE
- a CDS encoding lipocalin family protein encodes the protein MHRIPFLAFFLFLSCVMNGQKLIPNNVTGFWKLKEAGFYDNKKKVIKEFDHCRLMRNYAIREDGFAVYNYIEGTVDDCSPSEPRLSFWRIVENRIQFYVDDQNILEEVEVTLNKDNTMTFSSYNPKPSKIDGDALAEKIVNTIHYEILEKKY
- a CDS encoding DUF3857 domain-containing protein; the protein is MDNQIQVDNYRIQKPETWAGNIGDQEIKDRITDSEFARKQIDEGRDYCYFLDRKYYTSNTENSEYTCMAYTLNEPGNLERASVMDVVVEENEVYQIHRISVLRDGVLIDKIPDTKIKVLDSENQSSGGILSSNKKINITIRDLRLYDVLVLEDSRIKVFTERDFLREEFSKYVWVSPDNYWAYGSFKFTFINDREQTIAYKKTFFRDEEGHVLEPEISHLKKGERFVIDKQNYINPVDSSREIFPYIDFATESNWKDLSNYIVPIYNDIFNKSSLKDFAPNLLEKLDAITDLDEKLQFAIEYVQNHIYYTFNADEMNGHKPQEPAITYENKQGDCKAKSVLLKVILDYIGVDASVVLVNFSTDYYIKYYLPSLLNFNHVVVKINYKGQEYFVDATIRDEFGLIENRGFIYFMHYLEVKENQELQIRKPHKYAYYCIDEKVDFNVQGSVGKLNLITTYKGNRANAMRKYFKVTNKREIIDSWNNFFYYSLNYSNDRNGTDIRNIFREAAIDVISDDKKKNELKIQYTSVVDNPYYTDLQKNRFLMYFDRNVVKASARDFMHKDLPFWHNFDSEKYEINLSTDQKIDTEEKYTVQESTIANPYFDYKSRKKVAKNGASVYIEFNPLVNVEIQQTEFEKFRMDHHMVADSNFGLGIDIIEPGLMNMLKFSFKKKFK
- a CDS encoding DUF4377 domain-containing protein; protein product: MKIIATILKGTVPALALFAMTQCTNSAKVSADEKTFIVGPQTADCTGVAPMKCLQVKDSASGDWTNFYNNIEGFTYEPGYEYVLKVKTEKIANPPADGSSIKYTLVKQVSKTKKETASANEKTLIIGANTVDCSAGAGRMKCMQVKEKASESWSSFYNNIEGFTYEPGYEYVLKVKTEKIANPPADGSSIKYTLIQQVSKTKK
- a CDS encoding SPFH domain-containing protein; translation: MSLFLIPIIFFGLIILFASFFVVKQETAAIVERFGKLQAVKHSGLHLKLPIIDQIAKRLNLRIQQLDVMIDTKTLDNVFIKMKISVQYQVIRNQVGDAYYRLENPENQITSFVFDVVRAEVPKLKLDDVFVRKDDVAIAVKSELQEAMNSYGYDIIKALVTDIDPDEQVKHAMNRINAAEREKTAAEYESEAQRIRIVAVAKAEAESKKLQGQGIADQRREIAKGLEESVRMLNNVDINSYEASALIVVTQHYDTLHSVGASNRSSLVLLPNSPTAASGMLNDLVVAMTTANTVGEANKGKYPDPPQKESGYSKES
- a CDS encoding Crp/Fnr family transcriptional regulator, whose protein sequence is MVDAKEILKGHISKFTSLSDEQFDYVFGHFNLINLKKGQSLISEGDFVDHEYFVFEGCLKAFYLNDDVKMFILQFAMPTWWVTDFDALYSKNRATINVDCITNAGILSISNEDREKICNEIHEVEHFFRWRTNKGYVAAQKRLLSFMNNDAKFRYEELLALYPQLYNLVPKHLIAAYLGVSRETLSRLNQSKH